A DNA window from Salvelinus sp. IW2-2015 unplaced genomic scaffold, ASM291031v2 Un_scaffold1390, whole genome shotgun sequence contains the following coding sequences:
- the LOC139024348 gene encoding cadherin-7 codes for MQRRRKKEPLILDEERDVRENIVRYDDEGGGEEDTEAFDMVALRNLNVVRESGSKNRRDVTPEVPTLFSSSRPPPDNGIFREFIWDRLKEADVDPSAPPYDSLQTYAFEGSGSAAESLSSLDSLSMDSEQNYDYLSDWGPRFKKLADLYGHNDGGNLFVS; via the coding sequence ATGCAGCGACGGAGGAAGAAGGAGCCCTTGATCCTGGACGAGGAGCGTGACGTGCGCGAGAACATTGTGCGCTACGACGACGAGGGCGGCGGCGAGGAGGACACCGAGGCCTTTGACATGGTCGCTCTGCGCAACCTCAACGTAGTCCGCGAGAGCGGCAGCAAGAACCGCCGTGACGTCACCCCAGAAGTGCCCACCCTCTTCTCGTCTTCCCGGCCACCGCCGGACAACGGCATCTTCCGCGAGTTCATCTGGGACCGGCTGAAGGAGGCCGACGTGGACCCGTCAGCACCGCCCTACGACTCACTGCAGACGTACGCCTTCGAGGGCAGCGGCTCAGCCGCAGAGTCCCTCAGCTCGCTGGATTCGCTGAGCATGGACTCAGAGCAGAACTACGACTACCTTAGCGACTGGGGGCCACGCTTCAAGAAACTGGCAGACCTCTATGGCCACAACGACGGCGGCAACCTCTTCGTCTCTTAG